One segment of Radiobacillus kanasensis DNA contains the following:
- a CDS encoding dihydroorotase has protein sequence MSIKLVNAKYYNRNELQTGEILIADGTIQAIGLTVRGEAEQVIDCEGKILAPGFIDVHVHLREPGGEAKETIRTGTEAAARGGYTTICPMPNTRPVPDTLEHLDALMERIQQDAKIRVLPYASITERQLGKQLVDMKGLKEHGAFAFTDDGVGVQSADQMLQAMNLAASIGMPVVAHCEENTLIHGGVIHEGEASKKLAVPGIPSVCESVHIARDVLLAEAANCHYHVCHVSTKESVRVIRDAKKAGIHVTAEVTPHHLLLTEQAITEDDGNLKMNPPLRSEEDRQALLEGLLDGTIDFIATDHAPHTAEEKSHGLQKAPFGIVGLETAFSLLYTHLVLTKKITLKQLIDWLTIKPAEVFNLPYGRLEQRQVADLVLLDLEKEYTIDKHSFFSKGKNTPFHDWNVTGVPVLTIFEGKIVFEEASHEETTARA, from the coding sequence ATGAGTATCAAATTAGTGAACGCGAAGTACTACAACCGTAATGAGCTTCAGACAGGAGAAATCTTGATTGCAGACGGAACGATTCAGGCTATTGGGCTTACCGTTCGAGGAGAAGCAGAGCAAGTCATAGATTGTGAAGGCAAAATCCTGGCACCAGGATTCATTGATGTGCATGTACACTTACGTGAACCTGGAGGGGAAGCGAAGGAAACCATTCGTACAGGTACGGAAGCTGCTGCAAGAGGAGGATACACAACGATTTGTCCAATGCCAAATACTCGCCCTGTTCCGGATACATTGGAACATTTGGATGCGCTAATGGAACGCATTCAACAAGATGCAAAAATCCGAGTACTCCCATATGCTTCGATTACAGAAAGACAACTTGGGAAGCAACTAGTAGATATGAAAGGCTTAAAAGAACACGGAGCATTTGCTTTTACCGATGACGGGGTTGGCGTGCAATCAGCAGATCAAATGCTACAAGCTATGAATCTTGCAGCTTCGATTGGAATGCCCGTCGTTGCCCATTGTGAGGAAAACACTTTGATTCACGGTGGGGTAATTCACGAAGGGGAAGCCAGCAAGAAGCTCGCTGTACCAGGAATTCCTTCTGTCTGCGAATCGGTACATATTGCTAGAGATGTTCTTCTAGCAGAAGCGGCTAACTGTCACTATCACGTCTGCCATGTCAGTACGAAGGAATCGGTTCGGGTGATACGAGATGCTAAAAAAGCAGGCATACACGTGACAGCTGAAGTGACCCCTCACCACTTACTATTAACCGAACAGGCGATTACAGAGGACGACGGCAACCTAAAAATGAATCCACCGCTCCGTTCCGAAGAGGACCGTCAAGCCTTACTAGAAGGTTTACTAGATGGAACCATCGACTTCATCGCAACGGATCATGCACCACACACGGCAGAAGAGAAAAGTCATGGTTTGCAAAAAGCGCCATTTGGAATCGTCGGATTGGAGACCGCTTTTTCCTTGCTTTATACACACTTAGTCTTGACTAAAAAGATAACATTGAAGCAGTTAATCGATTGGCTAACAATAAAACCAGCCGAAGTTTTCAACCTTCCATATGGAAGATTGGAACAAAGACAGGTAGCGGACCTCGTCTTACTAGATTTAGAAAAAGAATATACGATTGATAAACATAGCTTTTTTTCAAAAGGAAAAAACACACCGTTTCATGACTGGAACGTGACAGGTGTACCAGTCCTTACGATTTTTGAAGGAAAAATTGTATTTGAGGAGGCTTCACATGAAGAAACGACAGCTCGTGCTTGA
- a CDS encoding aspartate carbamoyltransferase catalytic subunit has product MKHFLSMKDLSEHEIQQLVKRAEEMMVASKKSTSKTSTFVANLFFEPSTRTKMSFTVAEHRLGLEPLDFHPEASSVQKGETVYDTAKTLEAIGASLLVIRHPEDHVVQEVAMKMNIPVINAGDGTGEHPTQSLLDLVTISQEFGRFKGLKVAIVGDVKHSRVARSNAHALSTLGAEVYFSSKPEWQDQTLDYPYLDLDEAVECCDVLMLLRIQHERHEEKHSVEATEYLKKYGLTKERERRMKPNAIIMHPAPVNRGVEIDDSLMECERSRIFKQMSNGVFARMAVMSKLLEDRGIHNEYQISEREVLQP; this is encoded by the coding sequence ATGAAACATTTTCTTTCCATGAAGGATTTATCGGAACACGAGATTCAACAATTAGTTAAAAGAGCAGAAGAGATGATGGTAGCTAGCAAAAAAAGTACTAGTAAAACCTCAACATTCGTGGCAAATTTATTTTTTGAGCCAAGCACTCGAACGAAAATGAGCTTCACAGTTGCTGAGCACCGATTAGGGCTAGAGCCACTTGATTTTCACCCTGAAGCATCCAGTGTTCAAAAAGGTGAAACGGTTTACGATACGGCAAAAACATTAGAAGCCATCGGGGCATCTTTGCTCGTAATCCGACATCCAGAGGATCATGTTGTTCAAGAAGTGGCCATGAAGATGAACATTCCAGTTATCAACGCTGGAGATGGAACGGGAGAGCACCCAACTCAATCCTTACTTGATTTAGTAACGATTTCGCAAGAGTTCGGTCGATTCAAAGGACTCAAGGTAGCAATTGTCGGAGATGTTAAACATAGTCGTGTTGCGAGATCAAATGCGCATGCCTTATCGACTTTAGGTGCAGAAGTCTATTTTTCTAGTAAACCAGAATGGCAAGATCAAACGCTAGATTATCCGTATTTAGACTTGGATGAGGCAGTTGAATGCTGTGATGTGCTGATGTTGCTTCGAATTCAACATGAAAGACATGAAGAAAAACACTCTGTCGAGGCAACCGAGTATTTAAAGAAGTACGGACTAACCAAAGAAAGAGAAAGAAGAATGAAGCCTAATGCCATCATTATGCATCCAGCTCCTGTCAATAGAGGAGTAGAGATAGATGACAGCTTAATGGAGTGTGAGCGCTCGAGAATTTTTAAACAAATGTCTAACGGTGTTTTTGCCCGGATGGCTGTAATGAGCAAACTACTAGAGGATCGGGGGATTCATAATGAGTATCAAATTAGTGAACGCGAAGTACTACAACCGTAA